The following are encoded together in the Vigna unguiculata cultivar IT97K-499-35 chromosome 2, ASM411807v1, whole genome shotgun sequence genome:
- the LOC114174115 gene encoding probable xyloglucan endotransglucosylase/hydrolase protein 27, with the protein MGGGHMGWFLLCSSSLLFFAVIASSGSLANLPIIAFEDGYTPLFGDHNLAIHRDGKSVHLSLDERTGSGFVSHDLYLHGYFSASIKLPSDYTAGVVVAFYMSNGDMFQKNHDEIDFEFLGNIRGKDWRVQTNVYGNGSTNIGREERCGLWFDPAEDFHQYSILWTDSKIVFMVDDVPIREVMRTESMGGDFPSKPMTLYATIWDASDWATNGGKYRVNYKYAPYVAEFSDLVLHGCAVDPIEHVTKCDSSFQDSEAEPSGITPAQRTKMDNFRLKHITYSYCYDTVRYKVPPPECVIKPQEAQRLRKFDPVTFGNGRRHRGKRHHRSRGSQEEAASSF; encoded by the exons ATGGGAGGGGGTCACATGGGGTGGTTCCTCTTGTGTTCTTCTTCTCTGCTTTTTTTTGCAGTGATTGCTTCATCTGGGTCACTCGCAAACTTGCCCATCATAGCCTTTGAGGATGGCTACACCCCCTTGTTTGGGGACCATAACTTGGCCATCCATAGAGATGGAAAATCAGTTCACCTTTCACTTGATGAAAGAACAG GTTCTGGGTTTGTGTCTCATGACCTTTACCTTCATGGCTACTTCAGTGCCTCGATTAAGTTGCCTTCTGATTACACAGCTGGAGTTGTGGTTGCATTTTAT ATGTCAAATGGTGACATGTTCCAGAAGAACCACGATGAGATAGACTTTGAGTTTTTGGGGAACATTAGAGGCAAAGACTGGAGGGTTCAGACCAATGTTTATGGCAATGGAAGTACCAACATTGGTAGAGAGGAAAGATGTGGCCTATGGTTTGATCCTGCTGAGGATTTCCATCAGTACAGTATTCTCTGGACTGATTCTAAGATCGT ATTTATGGTGGATGATGTTCCTATCAGGGAAGTTATGAGAACAGAATCTATGGGAGGAGATTTCCCCTCAAAGCCAATGACTTTGTATGCCACCATATGGGATGCATCTGATTGGGCCACCAATGGAGGCAAATATAGAGTAAATTACAAGTATGCACCCTATGTTGCTGAGTTCTCAGACCTTGTTCTGCATGGCTGTGCAGTTGATCCCATTGAGCATGTGACCAAGTGTGACAGTAGTTTCCAAGATTCTGAGGCAGAGCCTTCTGGCATCACCCCAGCACAAAGAACCAAAATGGACAACTTCAGGTTGAAGCACATCACATACTCTTACTGCTATGACACTGTTAGATACAAAGTCCCTCCACCAGAGTGTGTCATCAAACCCCAAGAAGCTCAAAGGCTTAGAAAGTTTGATCCCGTCACGTTCGGCAACGGCCGGCGCCACCGTGGAAAACGACACCACCGTAGTAGAGGTAGTCAGGAAGAGGCTGCCTCTTCATTTTAA